The following proteins come from a genomic window of Montipora capricornis isolate CH-2021 chromosome 9, ASM3666992v2, whole genome shotgun sequence:
- the LOC138017732 gene encoding uncharacterized protein gives MEESYKKWRYFDGYEPSRSTLWRRKKRKRLRENYQSNENSPKTERPDQKSDVRFEDSLEIQSNQLSKLSRRPLTTNCSEGTGNQNCEEYSSSNINPVDESVSSSPGDSPRHDFFTDFVNLIQDIPAEEELLSSVVEDAYQEVLTEDVADLLEEIEVENPAVNIEETRNTNVENELLYENSRITVGESLLLIMAFIMRHKLSLVASEDLIGLVELHCPGQNKALKGLSRFREFVQCLKHPIKKHFSCPNPKCRIYISASKPKDGDVCRICKEPLLEKSFFLELPVEEQLKTVLSRPGQLNKIQHRFHRKSNVDGSIHDVYDSKLYKMHSGPGGFLEDPYNISLLGNTDGVALIRSSGYGIWPVFLVINELPPLQRFSRTNRIFAGLWFGKGKPHFPTFLQPFALSMRALFTQGLEISPANSKTIKVRGILLDMTLDSPAKSLWLQIKQFNGYFGCPKCKERGCQHIIGIGKKGRKRQCHIYPYNHTFSDGYGQVRTHGEVKEQALQVLRRRQNGVKTNYDIEGVLGLSWAFGIPTFDVIRGTAIDYMHCVCEGVVEQLLNNWFSQEKKEKLFFIGDKVEDIDKEFLSIQPVSEITRLPRSITDKKDWKASEKKNFLLYYAVPLLLNWLPEVYIQHVMLLVGGVFRLLKESITAEDRNSAASYLKLFCAEASVLYGPQFMTYNVHQLLHLRDCVEDLGPLWSHSCFFFEDLNGDFRDLFHGTQNIDGQILHGISVLQKLPELASDLSNQEAQALYQQMTKRDHYKRSKTEEIGRGIFVIGALEKIGNHSDFFFQPELKSLKKEMPHWSNVWSFKRCQIEGSIYHSEGYKRVTARNNCTVCFHDNKELRYGSVLKFVKVEGKCQQASCQYLRCNCQLECKYFAVLRILAIHHDQLPKLKGMIVIDHIRRVQETEEIVTITLSCIEEKCMKVDTKRGLFVCHLANRIERD, from the exons ATGGAGGAAAGTTACAAGAAATGGAGATATTTTGATGGATACGAACCCTCGCGTTCCACTCTTTGGCGAAGAAAAAAGCGAAAAAGGCTACGTGAAAACTACCAAAGTAACGAAAACTCACCGAAAACCGAAAGGCCTGATCAAAAATCAGATGTCCGCTTTGAAGATTCACTTGAAATCCAAAGTAATCAGCTGTCAAAACTGAGCCGGCGACCTCTGACTACCAACTGCAGTGAAGGCACAGGCAATCAAAACTGTGAGGAGTATTCCAGCTCTAACATAAATCCTGTCG ATGAGTCAGTTTCCTCAAGCCCTGGAGATTCTCCCAGACATGACTTCTTCACTGACTTTGTAAACCTGATACAAGACATTCCAGCAGAGGAAGAATTATTGTCTTCAGTGGTTGAAGATGCTTATCAGGAGGTCTTAACTGAGGATGTGGCAGACTTACTTGAAGAAATTGAAGTTGAAAATCCAGCAGTGAATATTGAGGAAACAAGAAATACTAATGTTGAGAATGAATTATTGTACGAAAACTCCAGAATTACAGTGGGAGAGAGCTTGCTTCTAATCATGGCGTTTATCATGCGGCATAAACTTTCCCTAGTTGCATCTGAGGATTTGATTGGCCTGGTTGAATTGCATTGCCCTGGGCAAAATAAAGCATTGAAAGGTCTTAGTAGATTTCGAGAGTTCGTCCAGTGTCTCAAACATCCtataaaaaaacatttttcttgcCCAAATCCTAAATGCAGAATCTATATATCTGCTTCCAAACCAAAAGATGGTGATGTTTGCCGGATATGCAAGGAGCCGTTATTAGAGAAGTCCTTTTTTTTAGAACTTCCAGTTGAAGAACAGCTGAAAACTGTTCTTTCAC GTCCTGGTCAACTTAACAAGATTCAACACAGATTTCATCGAAAAAGTAATGTCGATGGGTCAATTCATGATGTGTATGACAGCAAGCTGTACAAAATGCATTCAGGTCCTGGTGGATTCTTAGAAGATCCATACAACATTTCATTGCTTGGGAACACTGATGGTGTTGCATTAATTCGCTCTTCTGGTTATGGAATATGGCCTGTTTTTCTTGTCATCAATGAGCTTCCACCTCTTCAAAG GTTTAGCAGGACAAATCGCATTTTTGCTGGACTTTGGTTTGGTAAAGGAAAACCCCATTTTCCAACATTCTTACAGCCATTTGCACTTTCAATGAGGGCACTTTTCACACAAG GGCTTGAGATATCTCCAGCCAACAGTAAAACAATCAAAGTCCGAGGCATTCTACTTGACATGACACTGGATTCCCCAGCAAAATCTTTGTGGCTGCAGATAAAGCAGTTTAATGGCTATTTTGGCTGCCCCAAGTGCAAGGAAAGAGGATGTCAGCACATCATTGGCAttgggaagaaaggaaggaagagACAGTGCCACATATACCCCTACAATCATACCTTCAGTGATGGTTATGGTCAAGTAAGGACCCATGGTGAAGTCAAAGAGCAGGCTCTTCAAGTTCTCAGAAGAAGACAGAATGGTGTCAAAACG AATTATGATATTGAGGGAGTTCTTGGTTTGTCCTGGGCATTTGGCATACCAACATTTGATGTCATCCGTGGTACTGCCATTGATTACATGCACTGTGTATGTGAAGGTGTGGTTGAGCAGTTGCTGAACAATTGGTTCTcccaagagaagaaagagaaactgTTCTTCATTGGTGACAAAGTAGAAGACATTGATAAAGAGTTTTTGTCAATCCAGCCAGTGAGTGAAATAACTAGATTACCAAGGAGTATCACAGATAAGAAAGATTGGAAAG CAtcagaaaagaagaattttctGTTATATTATGCTGTGCCACTTCTTTTAAATTGGCTTCCTGAAGTGTACATTCAACATGTGATGCTTTTAGTTGGAGGAGTGTTTAGATTGCTGAAAGAGTCCATCACAGCTGAGGACAGAAATAGTGCTGCTAGCTATCTCAAGTTGTTTTGTGCTGAAGCCTCTGTCTTGTATG GTCCACAGTTTATGACATACAACGTCCATCAACTGTTACACCTGAGAGACTGTGTTGAAGATCTTGGGCCTCTTTGGAGTcattcttgttttttctttgaagaCCTTAATGGAGATTTCCGTGATTTATTTCATGGTACACAGAACATTGATGGACAG atATTGCATGGCATCTCAGTCCTCCAGAAGCTACCAGAGTTGGCCTCAGACCTATCTAACCAAGAGGCACAAGCCTTATATCAACAGATGACAAAGAGAGATCACTACAAAAG gtccaaaacagaagaaattGGAAGAGGTATATTTGTCATTGGGGCccttgaaaaaattggcaatCACTCTGATTTCTTCTTCCAACCAGAATTAAAGTCCTTGAAGAAAGAAATGCCACACTGGTCCAATGTATGGTCTTTCAAACGCTGTCAGATTGAGGGAAGTATCTACCACAGTGAGGGTTATAAACGAGTAACGGCTAGAAATAATTGCACTGTCTGTTTCCATGACAACAAGGAGTTAAGATATGGCTCTGTTCTAAAGTTTGTGAAAGTGGAAGGGAAGTGCCAACAGGCATCCTGCCAATATTTGCGATGCAATTGCCAGCTAGAGTGCAAGTACTTTGCAGTGCTTCGCATTCTGGCTATACACCATGATCAACTACCCAAGCTGAAAGGAATGATTGTCATTGATCATATTCGGAGAGTTCAGGAAACAGAAGAGATTGTCACTATCACCCTCAGCTGCATTGAAGAAAAATGCATGAAAGTGGACACTAAGAGAGgactttttgtttgtcatttggcaAATAGAATTGAACGTGACTAA